A genomic segment from Comamonas terrigena NBRC 13299 encodes:
- a CDS encoding sensor domain-containing diguanylate cyclase yields MTSLRSHTLLRRIVLGNLVVAALLCFATWFSMHANYRADMDLGIAVTRHQARSLSLELAAEVRLVDNALSSIANRYRTRSFEGLPTANLALYEMLQEQRALIPFVTALRTTDSKGEVLITPSEIDEPFSVGDRDYFAQARTTDQMVVSEPLVSHSFGKWSIVLARRLLSEDGSFQGIVYAIVASEHFHDLFQRQSFGSSSAMALRTDQALLVARYPGASQDAETGIGKATVSPEYHRAIARDREEGWYITPTLLDGVERITAYQRLQGYPLTVFTGLGTEAYMAMWRASAWRAWALTGLCILLIALGSVALYRLQQREHRIRKEQELVINNDLIGMARLRERRIVWTNPALRRLLKQPASALHGASTRMFYPDDASYRLIGEKAYASLLARGKFHKQFQLQASDGKRFWVDASGTLLNADESLWIFVDIDALKQGEQAATHLANHDALTGLANRRALEDTLTQELTSGQMVAVCFMDLDGFKQVNDTQGHDAGDEVLRVVSARLTAQARAGDCVARLGGDEFVVLLANLHTPGEALSVMQRCMDAVRQPIALHEGIMAQVGISIGISVSTAGSSTATLLQSADEAMYAAKHAGKGRIVQHADLQQGAVS; encoded by the coding sequence ATGACAAGCCTCCGCTCCCACACGCTTTTGCGTCGCATCGTGCTCGGCAACCTGGTGGTGGCCGCCCTGCTGTGCTTTGCCACCTGGTTCAGCATGCATGCCAATTACCGTGCCGACATGGACCTGGGCATTGCCGTCACCCGGCACCAGGCGCGCAGTCTGAGCCTGGAGCTGGCAGCCGAGGTGCGGCTGGTGGACAACGCCCTGTCCTCCATTGCCAACCGCTATCGCACGCGCAGCTTCGAAGGCCTGCCCACGGCCAACCTGGCCCTGTACGAGATGCTGCAGGAGCAGCGCGCCCTCATCCCTTTTGTCACGGCCTTGCGCACCACCGACAGCAAGGGTGAGGTCCTGATCACCCCCAGCGAGATCGACGAACCTTTTTCGGTGGGCGACCGCGACTATTTCGCCCAGGCTCGAACAACCGACCAGATGGTGGTGTCCGAGCCCCTGGTCAGCCACTCCTTTGGCAAATGGTCCATCGTGCTGGCGCGGCGCCTGCTGTCCGAGGACGGCAGCTTCCAGGGCATTGTGTATGCCATAGTCGCGTCCGAGCACTTTCACGATCTGTTCCAGCGCCAGTCGTTTGGTTCCAGCAGCGCCATGGCCTTGCGCACCGACCAGGCGCTGCTGGTCGCGCGCTATCCAGGGGCCAGCCAGGATGCCGAAACCGGTATCGGCAAGGCCACGGTCTCGCCCGAATACCACCGCGCCATCGCCCGCGACCGCGAGGAAGGCTGGTACATCACGCCCACCCTGCTGGATGGCGTGGAGCGCATCACCGCCTACCAGCGCTTGCAAGGCTACCCTCTGACGGTGTTCACGGGGCTGGGCACGGAAGCCTATATGGCCATGTGGCGCGCCTCCGCCTGGCGTGCCTGGGCGCTCACCGGCCTGTGCATTCTGCTGATCGCTTTGGGTTCGGTCGCCCTGTACCGCCTGCAGCAGCGTGAACACCGCATCCGCAAAGAACAGGAGCTGGTCATCAACAACGACCTGATCGGCATGGCCCGCCTGCGCGAACGCCGCATCGTGTGGACCAACCCCGCCCTGCGCCGCCTGCTCAAACAGCCCGCCTCGGCGCTGCATGGCGCGTCCACACGCATGTTCTATCCGGACGATGCGAGCTACCGGCTCATCGGCGAGAAAGCCTACGCCTCCTTGCTGGCCCGCGGCAAGTTTCACAAGCAGTTCCAGCTGCAGGCATCCGACGGCAAGCGCTTCTGGGTGGACGCTTCCGGCACCCTGCTGAATGCGGACGAGTCGCTGTGGATCTTTGTGGACATCGACGCCCTCAAGCAAGGCGAGCAGGCCGCCACCCACCTGGCCAACCACGATGCACTCACCGGTCTGGCCAATCGCCGGGCGCTGGAAGACACCCTGACCCAGGAGCTGACGTCCGGCCAGATGGTGGCGGTGTGCTTCATGGACCTGGATGGCTTCAAGCAGGTCAACGACACCCAGGGCCACGACGCCGGCGATGAAGTGTTGCGGGTGGTCTCCGCCCGGCTCACGGCCCAGGCCCGCGCGGGCGACTGCGTGGCCCGCCTGGGCGGTGATGAATTCGTGGTGCTGCTCGCCAACCTGCACACCCCCGGGGAGGCGCTTTCGGTGATGCAACGCTGCATGGATGCAGTGCGCCAGCCCATTGCCCTGCACGAGGGCATCATGGCCCAGGTCGGCATCAGCATCGGCATTT